Genomic segment of Populus trichocarpa isolate Nisqually-1 chromosome 12, P.trichocarpa_v4.1, whole genome shotgun sequence:
tttccaaagtatttttttctatcactGTAATTTTgatatctctttttttaaacaagaattaaaaataatattttatttaaaaattgaatttgaaaaatattttgatattaaaatcgTGCGTAAATTGAAAGGGAGTACACTTGGATACAATCAAGTCTCTAGCCGTACTCTTCATTAAATATCGTCAGACTCATCAAATTATTTGTTCTTTGCTCAGAAAAAGTCTCTGCATCGATCATCGCTTGATCATGCGATCCAAGATATACTGTGATACAAGAAATCCGGTACTGTCGTTGAAATCTCTAATTTCGAAATGGCTCTTCACCTTTTCAGACGAATATTATCAAGTGGTAGACTCTCCAGTCTCCACATTTCTACGAATGACCATTGCATTTCAAGGGATAATCGCATGAGTACTTCCCATGATCGTATCATTGAAATTGTCTTATATCTCCAAAAGAGTCCTGGATTTCTATAATTAGTGATCATGATAAAGAAGAACTTAGAGGATAGCAGTCATCAAGACCCAGGTATGAATGATCATATATCACCATTGATCATTATAAAGATCATATTAAGGTCTGGAGAGAGGAATCTGTTGCACAAGCAAGAGTCACAATTGTGTGATTATTGTAATTACTCTGGCCATCTCTATATATAAATGCATGTGTATTTGTGTGGTCTGTGTGCATGTTCTTCGTGCAAAGCTTGGTTTCTTTCGTCATGTGTTGTGCCACAAAGTCTACACTTTTCAATTCTTTGTATGTGTTCTCCATACAATGCTTTAACTATTTCTTAGACTTGCACGTTGCATCCACATGCAGGATTGAAGGCGTTTTCTGTGGATTTTTCAAGAGTCACTGTTTCGCAGGCATGTTAATCGCGACCCGTCTCTTCAATTTGTACGATATAAACAGTTGAAAGTTGCTGaaacaaagtagaaaaaaaGTGAGGAGGAAATGCCACCAATTGTAGTAGTGAGGCCCCTAGATCCTATCAGTGATCCTCGACTGATAAGCCTTCAGTGGTGATGGCAGCCCATAAAGCTGACCTAATGTTTTAGCTATAGTTATTGCAAGAGgagatataaatatttataatagtagtttttgtattttatttgaaaatatattgaaacagtattttattttttaatttttaaaatttatttttaatattattatattaaaacaatttaaaaatataaaaaaatcattttttttcaaaaatatttttgaaatacaaaaatgaataggcttttaaaaaataaatccacacacaaatataatattaaattggaataaatcttttattgtttttcaaaccCCACATTACATAAACACCGGTGttgttttttatctaatattttatggtatataatttaaattaaaaaaacatatttcgtATCCTCACATGACCATAATCATCAAGTGTATAAGAAACAAATAATTTCCTCCAAGATGTAGCATGATTTGAAGCACCACTATCAATTGAGTTAAGAACATCTTCAATGATGGcgatttgatcttcattattGGTatcaaatttcttcttctctgatCTCAATTCTTTTTCTACTCTCTCTTTAactttcaacaatttctttgaACGTGCCATGCAAGAAACACAATGATAACTCTCAACATTGGCAAACCTGCTAGCTAGACTTACTTCTGCTTTTACCTGATCTCTGCTTCAGAACTCTACCTTTACTCAACAATAATAATGGATACACCATGTTTTTCCTTGGTTAGATCTAAGGAGTACAGCACACATCACCGAGAACAATATATTCTTGGAATAATTCACATTTAATCTTTAATCCAACCGTCCAGAATAAAAAAAGCTATATGTCTAGAATCGTTTGTCAATAATTCATCTAGTTCTAACGGTGAATCAGCTTCCAATCGAAGCTTGAACGAACACTGCTCAAGCTgcctctatattttatttttctcacgggctctctcttttcattttgcctttaattttgtttcaaccGACCCTAATCTTTCCTTTTCAGCCAAcctttcttctttatttgtATTTCCTATTTATACGTGGTGGTCCATTTTTTTACATGGGGCGTGACTCTCATCTTCGacccatagttattaaatttggaCCGATTCGGCTGGTAAACCTAGAACCTGGTTGACTTGGTGACTGAACTGGTctggataaaataaaagactGGGATGAGCAAAACTCGGTTAACCTGTCGGGTTGACCCGTGACCTGAACAACCCGGCAAAACCTGtttgagaccttttttttttcaaatgtgttttttcttctagtcaaagatcttttttatatatattttttagttagttattaactcttttcaaaattcactatataaatactagaagaaagttttattttttcaatgtggaatttgaagccttttagtatatataattatatactctatgttcataagaaaaaaattgtgttttttcaatgtgagataaaaaaacttttttgatttaaatacttcaacttaaaaagataacatactaacatagtatcttttcaatgtgggataaaaaactttttaaaataatattttaaactttattatttataacatgtacAGTCTATATTCtcacatggattgtttcttaattttttcatataaaatattaaaacttcaattttttattttatttttccgggttgatccAGATCAACTCGTGTAACCCGAGACCCGACTTCTTATCCTAGTTAACTCCCGAATCGGGTCTGATAACCATGCTTCAACAATTGTCATTCTATATTCACCATCCAAAGAGAGGAgccataagttttttttttttttttcagattagtTACcatgtaaatgaaaaaaaaaactacagtaAAACCTTAAGAAACACTTTCAGGggaatatcaaatatatattgattCCATTTTGAGGGTTGGAATTAGCATATGTGTACATGATAGATATTTGAAACATGGTCGAGTCGAGTTTGGGTATCTAAAATTTATAcccttcaagtttcaaattgggtatatttaataatttttgattcGAGTTCGAATAATGTCAAATAACTCAAACCCAACTATGGTtgtattttaaatcttaattatatatataaagattaaaataatatattttcattaagaacgatatgctttttatttattttatatgtaaaaatttatttcatgacacttttaatcaaataaatattttttgaaatatacttcataaaattataattaaaaatattttaaaaaaaacttatttttttaaattacaatcacaaaaattattataatatcaacaaATTACTTATATATTAACAGCTAACCCCCCCGTAAACTCGTTCTCctcgaaaaaacaaaaagctcaCAAACAGCGTAAAAAAGGGTTAAATATCAACCCTTTTAAAAAGGGTTAAAGAAACAAAGGGTGCATAGGCTACTAAACGTGGCCCGTGTAAATATCCACAGCCCAAAACCACCAAATATGGATCAACAACTGGATTGGACCCAAACAACTCCTTCCTTGATCCTCTCCAACTGCTAAACCTCTGAAAACTTGCAAAAACACTACTTTAAAGTTAACCTTGTCGtgtcttttctgttctttttttcttcagtcAATTTTTGGGTCAAGAATCATTTctattttcatatcaagataAAACCCTTTTAGGGGTTTAGTCCAAAGTAGAATTTTGTTTGGTTAATTAGGCTAAACTTGAACATGAACGGAGAGGAGTTGACAGAGCAAGAAACTGCTTTGTATGATCGCCAAATTAGGGTTTGGGGTGCTGATGCTCAACGAAGGTAAAAACCCTTTAAGTTTCAGTTCTTAATTTGATTTAGAACTCGCTCTTTTAagtaacctttttttttgtgtgttttttaattattttttttagactaaGCAAATCCCACATATTGGTTTATGGAATGAAGGGCATTATTGCTGAGGTATTTGCTACTACAACCTTAAAACTCACCAAAAATgtgttcttttttatgttgataaGGTGggactttgtgttttttttatgtggttagTTTTGCAAGAACATTGTTTTGGCTGGAGTTGGAAGTCTGACACTAGTGGATGACAGGGCTGTGTCTGAAGAAGCGTTGTCTGCTAATTTTTTGATACCCCCTGATGAAAGTGTTTGCATTGGGAAAACCCTTGCTGAGCTTTGCTGTGATTCTTTGAGAGAATTTAACCCCATGGTTCGTGTTTCGGTTGAAAAAGGTTTTGTTTGtctatccctttttttttttcttatgactGATAATGTTTAATTTTGGTGCTGAATCTATTAATTTAGGGATTGGAATTGGTTGTGTTTGCTAATTTTATTAATCACAAGAATTTTGTATATGTGCAGCTAATTTGAAATTATCCAATGGAATATTGAAATTGCAGGTGATTTGGCAAGCTTGGGTGCGGAATTCTTTGATAAGTTTGATGTTGTAGTTATCAGTTGCTGCTCGCTAGCCACCAAAGTACTGGACAATTGTTTGTTGTTGATTAATTTGTGTAGATAATTCTGCTTTCTGGtaggatttttttcttctctgtaaTTTAATGCAGTATTTATTTTACACTCTTAATGCAGAAATTAATCAATGAAAAGTGCCGGAAGTTATCAAAGCGTGTATCTTTTTATGCAGTTGACTGTAGAGATTGTTGTGGTGAGATCTTTGTTGATTTGCAGAAGTACAATTATGCAAAGGTAACATCTTTTCTACTTACATTTTCACAGGCTTTCTTCTTTCATGGATTCCTGTTATGACTCAAAATATTGGGTccaaaagttttcttttttctactaaaaacaTTGTCCTGGATGGAAAGTTCAAAAATTACACTACCAAAGCTTGAATCAGTTTTGTTCTGAGTGGTGGAttgtttatttcttgttttagcTCATCCTAATGCATGATTTCATCTGTTGATGTCATGCTCTCTATGTATGTTTGATGTGCTGTTATAAGGATGATGATACCACTTAACAAGTAATTATACTATAATTGCACTATGTTGATCAGAGTGCATATTGACATTTCCATCTACCTTGATCACGAAAGCCTTGGTGATAAAAAGTGGATGGAGAACTGAGCACTAACCTTTTTGACATTTATAGTATGTAGTTGCAACTCACATGAGATGCCAAATTGTTGATCTTTTTAATCATCCTCAAATACCATGCTTTTGTTGATCGGAGGCACtgggtttttttctgtttcttgttATTGACAGAAAAAGACAGATGGAGCTACTGAATGTGAACTGCAATATCCAAGTTTTCAGGTATTGCTAAGTTCACGAAGTTCTTCCCCCATTAATTTGAGTTCATTTCAATAGCCTTGTAAATATAGCCAAATGTCTGATCCAACCTCGTTCCTTCATAATGCCTGACAAGTGCATTAATGTACATTCGATCAAGAACTCTAGAAATGTGGTAAAAATTTTAACTTCCTGGCAAACATgaactttttttaacattattgtttttcttaaggGATGGCATGTATTAAATTAAGTGGGCCATATAGGCTGGTCTGTAGTCTTACCTGAGAATTGGCGAGAGTAGTAGCAAACTGATCCACTCTATCTGCAAATGTATGCTGGTTAGGCAACACCTTCAGGGAATGAACCAAGTGACGAACTATAGGAATCTGCTTGGACTAATATATGATGTAACTAAGGAAATAGCTTTGTGGCATTCATGTAGGATGGCTACCTAACTTATGTTTAATTAGCATAAGTTTGAAATCAAAGTCTCGGCTGATTTTGATTGacagaaacaataaaattatatatgtactTGGGTGCCCATTTTACTGACAAATTGTGCAATTGATCCATTCATTGCAGGAAGCTATTTCAGTGCCTTGGAGATCACTTCCCCGAAAAGTCTCAAAGCTTTATTTCGCTATGAGAGGTCTGGTTAAATATTCAGTTCTTTTTGTTTAGAAggaaaagattgaaaataaaaaaggtggtCCAAACTCGTGGTGAATGTAGTGTACTGTTAAACTGTTCACAACTCCGCATGCACACATTGCCTGATATAAGATTGAGGAATACGTGATGGACCTTTCTGTGCTTGTGTTACAAGGCTGAGTTGATTCTTAATTACCACCTAATTCATGCATCTTCATTCTAAAGTGCATGATTACTGATTTCTCTTTTCTGGAATTGGGAAATCTAATGAGCGTAACGTCCATATTGTGATGAAAAAACTGAAGTTCTGTTTCCTTCGTACTTGATGAGTTGGGTTTTAAATACATTTATGAGCAGTTGTTTTAAACTGTCAACATCTGTAGAAGAGATGACCTGTTTTATTCACCTTTTGtagtgattgaaaggtttgaaGAGGCTGAAGGACGCAAGCCAGGAGAAATTTGTATCGAGGACCTTCCTGCTGTTCTAAAGCTGAAAAAGGAACTTTGTGAGGCACAGGTACGCCTTTAGGAATCAATTAATTGTGTTTACTTATTTGAAAATAGGAATCAGCTTCTAAATCTTGCTATCGCAATCCTTTTCAGTCAGTAAATGAATCTCACGTTCCGGATACCCTCCTTGAAAGATTGGTTATGGGTGCAAAAGAGTTCCCTCCAGTTTGTGCCATTATTGGAGGAACTCTTGGACAGGTGAATTTCTAAACTATTTATTGGCTGGTGTTCTTTTTAAATGTTCGATTACCTGGTTTAATGTGTGGCATTAAATACTTTAGGAGGTAATCAAAGCAATATCAAGCAAAGGGGATCCCGTCAagaatttcttcatctttgatGCTACGGATGGGAAAGGCATGATAGAGGACATATCAAACCCTAACCTGGAAAGCTGATCATGTTCAGAGAAGCTTTATGAACTAAAATTATATGCTGGATGCAATAATGGGCATTCAATACTCTTAACTACCATGTAGGAGATTTCATAGTCAGCACTAGTGTTTTTCTTTCCCTGTATAAACTAAACTAATTCTGTAGCCCTAGAAAACTGGAGCTTGTTTATTGATttgtctgtgtttttttttttttactatacacTGTTGATAATGATTTGCCGGTGGTCTTTTCACCATATTCGACTTCTAGCTGTTCATGCTCGAATATGAACCAATCTATGGCAGCAGCAGTAGTGCTGTATTAGCTTGTTTGACATTGAGGTTGAGTTAGTTTTTgtagttgtggttttaaaaaaaaacatttttagttgTGTTTGTTAATACTGTTtcgaaataaatttttaaattcaaaataaatgaaagtaggtttttatgaatgaaaaatagaTCTTTATGCATAAAAAGgaagttattttagtttttataaaattaaaatttaaaatgcaattatatATGTGATCACtgtaaaaatcacaaaatagtTCTATCTATGTGGTTAGGCATACTGCAGAAGCTATATGAAATGGTGTCTTAGACTTCTAATGCAGTAGCCAAGGTCTGAGTTTGATTTTATAGCCAAAAAATGGTTGCTTGTAATCGATTGGACCTCTGGACAGCTTAACCTTTCCATTCTTTCCCCCCAAAGCAATTCTTAGTGGTATCGAATTGCTAAACACGACATGTTTTGATTCTAGTTATGATTCAGCTGACTCTGGTTGGGCTGCAGTGGACTTTTGTCTTCTCCCctcttttttatatctttttcttatcaaaattatttattttgttttaaatattcaattcaccctttatttttttattttttattgattatttttcttcaatctcGCCCTTattatttggtttcatttaatttttaattttttatatcaaatttcatcattattcttttaattgttttttttattctttttctaattgaattttgttttcaattgcatcctttaacattttatttcaaattatttttatattaaatttaattttcattcttttaattattattattatttattttttatagtctcATGCTCATGACCGAGATCAcagattttaaaagttaatatagGTTAACCTtggttttttgtccttttttattttattttaaatttcatcattaacgttttatttattgggaattggtcatcatgtttttttttttattattatttcctttttatagagttattctAATCATATGCTCATGGTCACATGGttcacgggttaacccgggttgactcaggTCTTTTtgttcgttgtttttttttattaattttttttgtcattcaatattatgttatttgataaccgagcttcataattttatttggtaTGCTTTTAAAGGGGTTACCTTGGTTTCTTGAACAAGTCATAGATTTGGCGTGCTAACCTGAATGAGCTcgagttagattttttttaaccttttttaagttgtcaatttttttgtcattttatttattatcgttctattttttttatttgtattatttaaattatccgatcttattaaatacaattaagCCAATGACccaaatcttatatttttttggcttttaggAATGTTTTTGTCACCTTAGTATCCTTTTTCtatgt
This window contains:
- the LOC7454574 gene encoding SUMO-activating enzyme subunit 1B-1 isoform X2, translated to MNGEELTEQETALYDRQIRVWGADAQRRLSKSHILVYGMKGIIAEFCKNIVLAGVGSLTLVDDRAVSEEALSANFLIPPDESVCIGKTLAELCCDSLREFNPMVRVSVEKGDLASLGAEFFDKFDVVVISCCSLATKKLINEKCRKLSKRVSFYAVDCRDCCGEIFVDLQKYNYAKKKTDGATECELQYPSFQEAISVPWRSLPRKVSKLYFAMRVIERFEEAEGRKPGEICIEDLPAVLKLKKELCEAQSVNESHVPDTLLERLVMGAKEFPPVCAIIGGTLGQEVIKAISSKGDPVKNFFIFDATDGKGMIEDISNPNLES
- the LOC7454574 gene encoding SUMO-activating enzyme subunit 1B-1 isoform X1; protein product: MNGEELTEQETALYDRQIRVWGADAQRRLSKSHILVYGMKGIIAEVFATTTLKLTKNVFFFMLIRAVSEEALSANFLIPPDESVCIGKTLAELCCDSLREFNPMVRVSVEKGDLASLGAEFFDKFDVVVISCCSLATKKLINEKCRKLSKRVSFYAVDCRDCCGEIFVDLQKYNYAKKKTDGATECELQYPSFQEAISVPWRSLPRKVSKLYFAMRVIERFEEAEGRKPGEICIEDLPAVLKLKKELCEAQSVNESHVPDTLLERLVMGAKEFPPVCAIIGGTLGQEVIKAISSKGDPVKNFFIFDATDGKGMIEDISNPNLES
- the LOC7454574 gene encoding SUMO-activating enzyme subunit 1A isoform X3, with translation MNGEELTEQETALYDRQIRVWGADAQRRLSKSHILVYGMKGIIAEVFATTTLKLTKNVFFFMLIRAVSEEALSANFLIPPDESVCIGKTLAELCCDSLREFNPMVRVSVEKGDLASLGAEFFDKFDVVVISCCSLATKKLINEKCRKLSKRVSFYAVDCRDCCGEIFVDLQKYNYAKEAISVPWRSLPRKVSKLYFAMRVIERFEEAEGRKPGEICIEDLPAVLKLKKELCEAQSVNESHVPDTLLERLVMGAKEFPPVCAIIGGTLGQEVIKAISSKGDPVKNFFIFDATDGKGMIEDISNPNLES